Proteins co-encoded in one Mesorhizobium huakuii genomic window:
- a CDS encoding LysR family transcriptional regulator: protein MTEEKDLSLNAVRAFVQVARDNSVTRASKTLGITQSSVSRHLAVLEEYFGAKLLERFGRQSQLTDFGRLFADAVAEPLDTILFTAKRMRRSDRKDVNRLVVRTSLSTFAYTVLIPNLREFSKEMSGVTVDVISTLSAPASTDSFDVLLTRDLMLTEPADRWDVYDEQLVCVGAPDCVAGRGLKALRSTPIIAVTSRPDILPTWLRGMNLKTSDITSGARYDHHYLALPAVTTGQSLLVTPHIVVAELIRQGLLEVLAGSRAPSGMQYRAYAIDSSDNPDVARAFCRWLTRLCRKMTEEDVPTK, encoded by the coding sequence TTGACCGAGGAAAAGGATCTTTCACTCAATGCGGTGCGGGCCTTCGTGCAGGTCGCGCGAGACAACAGCGTCACGCGGGCATCGAAGACACTCGGCATTACCCAGAGCTCCGTCAGCCGCCATCTTGCAGTGCTGGAGGAGTATTTCGGGGCAAAGCTGCTCGAACGGTTCGGCCGACAGAGCCAGTTGACGGACTTCGGGCGACTGTTCGCCGATGCCGTCGCCGAGCCGCTCGATACGATCCTTTTCACCGCAAAGCGGATGCGTCGCAGCGACAGGAAGGACGTCAATCGTCTCGTCGTGCGAACGTCGCTTTCCACCTTCGCCTATACGGTCCTCATCCCCAACTTGCGCGAGTTCTCGAAAGAAATGAGCGGTGTCACGGTCGACGTCATCAGCACCTTATCTGCACCCGCTTCGACCGACAGCTTCGACGTACTGTTGACTCGAGATTTGATGTTGACCGAGCCGGCCGACCGCTGGGACGTCTATGACGAGCAACTCGTCTGTGTCGGGGCGCCGGATTGTGTAGCTGGCCGCGGCCTCAAGGCCTTGCGGAGCACCCCGATTATTGCGGTGACGTCCCGGCCCGACATTCTGCCCACCTGGCTGCGCGGAATGAACCTGAAGACATCCGATATCACCTCAGGCGCCCGTTACGATCACCACTATCTCGCACTGCCGGCGGTAACGACCGGGCAGAGCCTGCTGGTGACGCCGCATATCGTGGTTGCGGAGCTGATCAGGCAGGGCCTTCTGGAAGTGCTTGCCGGGTCACGCGCGCCAAGCGGCATGCAGTACCGTGCCTATGCGATCGATAGCAGCGACAACCCGGATGTTGCCCGCGCCTTCTGCCGTTGGCTCACGCGGCTTTGCCGGAAGATGACGGAGGAAGACGTCCCAACCAAATAG
- a CDS encoding PLP-dependent aminotransferase family protein, with the protein MANARSSASVIDLTTALPASASALDDALADALRRLAATDGCGELIRRNRIRGFDRDAQLGARWLSTRLGRDLDPAQIVLTNGTQSALSLLFSALVPSGGALVTESLTYAVLRQIGNRAGLRLRGVALDEEGMIPEALEEAFADLPGPRILFCNPTVHNPTTAVMGIGRRQSIVDVCRRHGVAIIEDDVLGFLHRDAPPPIAAIAPDITWYCMSVSKCLAMGLRMAYLVAPSALSAARVTEPVRRLSSWFPNSLSALIVAQWIESEAATGIAMAMAAEIAKRHQLAAEVLADIAYVTKDGALHIWMPLPAELPRQAFATALEQRAVLIRPADLFSVDDADIPNAVRISLTGPDTGAELKTGLSIVSKTFLGWSRGSAR; encoded by the coding sequence ATGGCCAACGCGCGCTCCTCTGCGAGTGTCATCGACTTGACGACTGCGCTACCGGCATCCGCCTCGGCGCTTGACGACGCCTTGGCGGATGCGCTCCGCAGACTTGCGGCGACCGATGGGTGCGGCGAACTCATTCGCCGGAATCGCATTCGCGGCTTCGATCGGGACGCGCAGCTTGGCGCGAGATGGCTCTCGACCCGGCTCGGACGCGACCTTGATCCGGCCCAGATCGTCCTAACGAATGGCACGCAGAGCGCGCTCAGCCTACTCTTCTCAGCCCTTGTGCCGAGCGGCGGCGCGCTCGTCACCGAATCGCTAACCTATGCCGTGCTGCGCCAAATCGGCAACCGAGCAGGGCTCAGGTTACGGGGCGTGGCCCTGGATGAAGAGGGGATGATTCCTGAAGCGTTGGAAGAAGCCTTCGCGGATTTACCCGGCCCGCGGATCCTGTTCTGCAATCCCACCGTCCACAATCCGACCACGGCCGTCATGGGCATCGGCCGGCGGCAATCCATCGTGGACGTCTGCCGCAGACATGGCGTGGCGATCATCGAAGACGATGTCCTTGGATTTCTCCACCGCGATGCGCCGCCGCCGATCGCAGCGATCGCACCCGACATCACCTGGTACTGCATGAGCGTGTCCAAATGCCTCGCGATGGGGTTGCGAATGGCCTATCTCGTGGCACCTTCGGCGCTAAGCGCCGCCCGCGTGACGGAACCGGTCCGAAGACTATCCTCCTGGTTCCCCAACTCGCTGTCGGCGCTCATCGTCGCGCAGTGGATCGAGAGCGAAGCCGCAACCGGAATTGCCATGGCGATGGCAGCAGAGATCGCGAAGCGACATCAACTCGCGGCCGAGGTGCTCGCGGACATAGCTTATGTCACCAAAGACGGCGCCCTCCACATCTGGATGCCATTGCCTGCGGAGCTGCCGAGGCAAGCGTTTGCCACGGCGCTTGAACAGCGCGCAGTCCTCATCCGGCCGGCCGACCTGTTCTCGGTTGACGATGCCGATATCCCGAATGCCGTCCGCATTTCCCTGACAGGACCCGACACGGGTGCCGAGCTGAAGACAGGCTTGTCGATCGTTTCCAAGACCTTCCTTGGCTGGTCACGAGGATCGGCGCGATGA
- a CDS encoding class I SAM-dependent methyltransferase, whose amino-acid sequence MTQHQSVAPAPDDLFEGAAYYFARYQAYYPATMFEFLAGNYLVDPSADDLLDLGCGTGQFAVPLSKFARHVVAVDPDSGMIAEARRLAEANDAANITFLSGRSEELLPELGSFSLVTIAGAFHWMDRETVLAKLSAKVSDQGAIAIISRVRTNCEPRDWFSEQLRYIEDFWGGHFPAGKDGIRPTLAESNEAILRRSAFRNVQRQNFSYEHRWDIDSLMGYILSTSKACPGVLGDRRSEFELGMRSHLLAMSPAGSFIERGNAEVLLARRRG is encoded by the coding sequence ATGACGCAGCATCAGTCAGTGGCACCCGCACCCGACGACCTGTTCGAAGGCGCAGCCTATTATTTTGCCCGATATCAGGCCTATTATCCAGCGACGATGTTCGAATTCCTGGCCGGCAATTATCTTGTCGACCCGTCCGCCGACGACCTGTTGGACCTCGGATGCGGGACCGGCCAGTTCGCTGTCCCGCTCTCGAAATTCGCACGACACGTCGTCGCGGTGGATCCAGACAGCGGCATGATCGCGGAAGCCCGCCGGCTCGCGGAGGCAAACGACGCCGCCAACATAACATTTCTGTCGGGTCGTTCCGAGGAGCTTCTGCCCGAGCTCGGTAGCTTTTCGTTAGTTACCATCGCCGGGGCGTTCCATTGGATGGATCGGGAAACGGTGCTCGCGAAGCTGAGCGCGAAAGTCTCCGACCAAGGCGCTATCGCGATCATCTCGCGCGTCCGGACGAATTGCGAGCCGCGTGACTGGTTCTCGGAGCAGCTCCGCTACATCGAAGATTTCTGGGGCGGCCATTTCCCCGCAGGCAAGGACGGCATCAGGCCGACATTGGCGGAGTCGAACGAAGCTATTCTTCGGCGCTCCGCTTTCCGCAATGTCCAGCGGCAGAATTTCAGCTACGAGCATCGCTGGGATATCGACTCGCTCATGGGATATATCCTTTCCACGTCCAAAGCTTGCCCGGGCGTTCTCGGCGATCGACGCAGCGAATTCGAATTGGGAATGCGTTCGCATTTGCTCGCGATGTCGCCGGCAGGCAGCTTCATCGAGCGCGGAAATGCGGAGGTGCTGTTAGCACGGCGGCGGGGATGA
- a CDS encoding HpcH/HpaI aldolase family protein — MAECGFDAVLIDCEHGAIGPERAEEMARAANLSGIVSILRPEDPSPWMVTKYLECGVDGLMIPLVPDATVAKAIVDRFRFSAPFDHQDRVLILMIETIEAVRNLEEIMAVDGVDAYFVAPGDLALTIGETPITYRWQKGDKPKAVADAVDGAINTIVGSGRACGTLVNHDDVAEFMGKGVRLFYDHANHMLAHGASDFHRRIESARRASK, encoded by the coding sequence TTGGCCGAATGCGGCTTCGATGCTGTGCTGATCGACTGCGAACATGGCGCGATCGGCCCGGAGCGGGCTGAGGAAATGGCGCGTGCCGCCAACCTGTCCGGCATCGTATCGATCCTGCGCCCGGAAGACCCGTCACCGTGGATGGTGACCAAATATCTGGAATGCGGCGTTGATGGTCTGATGATCCCACTTGTGCCCGACGCGACCGTTGCGAAAGCCATTGTCGATCGGTTCCGTTTCTCCGCTCCGTTCGATCATCAGGACCGCGTGCTGATCCTGATGATCGAAACGATCGAAGCCGTGCGGAATCTGGAAGAGATCATGGCAGTCGATGGTGTCGACGCCTATTTCGTCGCGCCCGGCGATCTGGCGCTGACAATCGGCGAAACCCCCATCACCTACCGCTGGCAAAAGGGTGATAAGCCGAAGGCCGTCGCCGACGCCGTAGATGGCGCGATCAACACCATCGTAGGCAGCGGTCGGGCGTGCGGGACCTTGGTCAACCATGACGACGTGGCCGAGTTCATGGGCAAGGGCGTTCGCCTGTTCTACGATCATGCAAATCATATGCTCGCCCATGGCGCCAGCGACTTCCATCGTCGCATCGAGAGCGCTCGGCGCGCGAGCAAATGA
- a CDS encoding carbohydrate ABC transporter permease, with product MSIHVPMRPALFLRHAALLMTSAIILLPFIWMVSLSIKPPGEMFGDHFSFLPTQFYGVENYTQALTRVPLLRYMLNGVIVCTAILTLQILVCAPMAYVLAKMRFPGRELIFALVLIALLLPHEVLALPLFIFASKVGILNSYAALVLPYIVSPFGIFLFRQFFKAIPDDVVHAARLDGLSEFAIIWKIMVPMTMPAVVAFSIFSVVGHWNSLFWPLIAVNDDSLLPPPVGIIAFKNQDVGVDYGPLMAAATIVVLPLIVAFLSSQRLFIESITRGAIK from the coding sequence ATGAGCATTCACGTGCCAATGCGCCCAGCCCTTTTCCTGCGCCATGCCGCATTGTTGATGACTAGCGCGATCATTCTCTTGCCGTTTATCTGGATGGTCAGCCTGTCGATCAAGCCGCCCGGCGAGATGTTCGGGGACCATTTCTCGTTCCTGCCGACCCAATTCTATGGGGTCGAAAACTATACGCAGGCGCTGACCCGCGTGCCACTGCTGCGTTACATGTTGAACGGCGTCATCGTCTGCACAGCAATCCTGACCCTTCAGATCCTGGTGTGCGCGCCGATGGCCTACGTCCTCGCGAAGATGCGCTTCCCCGGCCGCGAGCTGATCTTTGCCCTCGTGCTGATTGCGCTCCTCCTGCCCCATGAGGTTCTGGCGCTGCCGCTTTTCATCTTCGCATCGAAGGTGGGCATCCTGAACAGCTACGCCGCCCTCGTTCTTCCCTATATCGTCTCGCCGTTCGGCATCTTCCTGTTCCGCCAGTTCTTCAAAGCGATCCCGGACGACGTCGTCCACGCCGCGCGATTGGACGGCCTGTCGGAGTTCGCGATCATCTGGAAGATCATGGTGCCGATGACGATGCCGGCGGTCGTTGCGTTCAGCATCTTCTCGGTGGTCGGACATTGGAACAGTCTCTTCTGGCCGCTCATCGCAGTGAATGACGACAGCCTGCTGCCACCGCCTGTCGGGATCATCGCTTTCAAGAATCAGGACGTGGGGGTCGACTATGGACCGCTGATGGCTGCTGCAACCATCGTCGTCCTGCCGCTGATCGTCGCGTTTCTATCCTCGCAGCGCCTGTTCATCGAAAGCATTACAAGAGGTGCCATCAAATAA
- a CDS encoding extracellular solute-binding protein, giving the protein MSGAASAAPITLQVDATPSIFAEMFQNLVKAFEVENPDVKINLDLTQRDQTDATQSVLRKGLVGQLPDISFQSFNYLKLLDDQGYVAPVGDFIKSDTSWSTDFSPSVTQATTINGKVLGLSVAFSFPVVFYNKELVAEAQNGDGTLPGTWDGILGVAKAIQQQHPDVLGAYTRYNSFVGQGFILSQGAEVGNAAGTEVAFANDAGRHAFDLFRQFGEAGQAKVDMTDEQARQAFSGGKIAILVDSSSSLESFQRAAQGHFEIGTIRFPFANDSGKIPTAGIAVLLHARDDDRAKAAWRFMRFVSSPKAQVIVGKSTGYVPANNVAVETADLLGQYYKDRPAMSAALDSSAYAAPWYAFNGTGAARIDQLFLDSARQVVTLRQSPADAVADLQNKIPGMVGE; this is encoded by the coding sequence ATGTCCGGCGCTGCTTCAGCCGCGCCTATCACGCTCCAGGTGGACGCGACCCCGTCCATCTTCGCCGAGATGTTCCAGAACCTGGTCAAGGCTTTCGAAGTCGAGAACCCGGATGTGAAGATCAATCTCGATCTCACGCAGCGCGATCAGACCGACGCGACCCAAAGCGTGCTTCGGAAGGGGCTTGTCGGCCAGCTTCCCGATATCTCGTTTCAGAGCTTCAACTATCTGAAGCTGCTTGACGATCAGGGCTATGTCGCGCCGGTCGGCGACTTCATCAAAAGCGATACGAGCTGGAGCACCGATTTCTCGCCGTCCGTCACTCAGGCAACCACGATCAACGGCAAGGTCCTGGGCCTGAGCGTCGCCTTTTCCTTCCCGGTCGTCTTCTACAACAAGGAGCTGGTTGCCGAGGCGCAGAACGGCGACGGCACGCTTCCCGGCACCTGGGATGGCATCTTGGGCGTCGCCAAGGCGATCCAGCAACAGCATCCGGACGTGCTCGGTGCTTACACGCGCTACAATTCGTTCGTCGGGCAGGGCTTTATCCTGAGCCAGGGCGCGGAAGTCGGCAATGCCGCCGGGACGGAGGTCGCGTTCGCCAACGACGCCGGTCGCCACGCCTTTGATCTGTTCCGCCAGTTTGGCGAAGCCGGTCAAGCAAAGGTCGACATGACGGACGAGCAGGCGCGTCAGGCATTCTCCGGCGGAAAGATCGCGATCCTCGTCGACTCCAGCAGCAGCCTGGAGAGCTTCCAGCGCGCGGCGCAGGGGCATTTCGAGATCGGGACGATCCGCTTCCCGTTCGCGAACGACAGCGGCAAGATTCCGACGGCGGGCATCGCAGTCCTTCTCCACGCCCGCGATGACGATCGCGCGAAGGCCGCGTGGCGCTTCATGCGCTTTGTCTCGAGCCCGAAGGCGCAAGTCATTGTCGGCAAGAGCACGGGCTATGTGCCGGCGAACAATGTGGCGGTGGAAACGGCCGACCTGCTCGGCCAATATTATAAGGACCGCCCGGCCATGTCGGCGGCGCTTGACTCGAGCGCCTATGCTGCCCCCTGGTACGCATTCAACGGCACGGGTGCGGCGCGTATCGACCAGTTGTTCCTGGACTCGGCACGCCAAGTGGTGACGCTTCGTCAGTCGCCGGCCGATGCGGTCGCCGATCTGCAGAACAAGATCCCGGGCATGGTGGGCGAGTAA
- a CDS encoding CDP-alcohol phosphatidyltransferase family protein, whose product MIRHLLDPANAITAGGIVLSMIAMGQNILGVPELGAAIALWALLADHLDGIVAKRTKGRQAETAEIGKNLDSLADLVSAGIFPAITILGIAQATPTTIATASLLVLSSALRLAYFNVNGSPGGRSTGLPTTYAVPVTAIVLLCRPFIPDTYFSTVLAASLLAVACLQVAPLQVPKTAGIGYLLVSLFCVATSLALLARVGMA is encoded by the coding sequence ATGATCCGGCACCTTCTCGATCCGGCTAATGCCATAACAGCGGGCGGCATCGTGCTCTCGATGATCGCGATGGGGCAAAACATCCTCGGCGTGCCTGAACTCGGCGCCGCCATCGCGCTCTGGGCGCTGCTGGCCGACCATTTGGACGGCATCGTCGCGAAGCGAACGAAAGGACGGCAGGCAGAAACGGCCGAGATCGGAAAAAATCTCGACTCGCTGGCGGACCTTGTCAGCGCGGGCATCTTTCCAGCGATCACTATCCTCGGCATCGCCCAAGCGACCCCGACTACCATCGCCACCGCGTCGCTCCTCGTACTCTCCAGCGCCCTACGGCTGGCTTATTTCAATGTGAACGGGTCGCCCGGCGGCAGGTCGACGGGCTTGCCCACCACCTATGCCGTGCCGGTGACGGCAATTGTCCTCCTGTGCCGGCCATTCATCCCGGACACCTATTTCTCGACCGTGCTCGCCGCGTCGCTGCTGGCGGTCGCATGTCTGCAGGTCGCGCCGCTTCAAGTACCGAAGACGGCGGGGATAGGATATCTCCTCGTATCGCTCTTCTGCGTAGCTACTTCCCTGGCGCTGCTTGCTCGGGTGGGTATGGCGTGA
- a CDS encoding class I SAM-dependent methyltransferase — protein sequence MTATAVDWGNFSATPQDYAQRPAHAPTLLHTLKLEIADKGFADFVVDLCAGTGNLTATLASLGLGGYAIEPEAEMRREARRLNRDGAFQWRDGYAEATGLPDNTASWILIGNALQFVDAIKALEECSRILKPGGFLTVLWNPRDIRLDAFQREIDQLIREACPAVRHTFTDTEAAIRPVEQSGHFRPYLYCERTDWHEMSVETFMATWRGAHYVPSQIGPQAWRDLLQTIAARASTRDVLRTGWRTRAWTFRATPPDDGN from the coding sequence GTGACAGCGACCGCCGTTGATTGGGGCAACTTCAGCGCCACGCCCCAGGACTATGCGCAACGCCCCGCGCATGCACCAACGTTGCTCCACACGCTTAAGCTGGAGATTGCCGACAAAGGATTCGCCGATTTCGTCGTCGACCTATGCGCCGGAACCGGCAATCTGACCGCGACCCTCGCTTCGCTTGGTCTTGGCGGCTACGCGATCGAGCCGGAGGCCGAGATGCGGCGGGAAGCGCGTCGCCTGAACCGCGATGGCGCATTTCAATGGCGCGACGGATATGCCGAGGCCACGGGCTTGCCGGACAACACCGCAAGCTGGATCCTGATCGGCAACGCTCTCCAGTTCGTCGATGCAATAAAAGCGCTCGAGGAATGCAGTCGGATTCTCAAGCCGGGCGGGTTTCTCACCGTCCTCTGGAATCCTCGCGACATCCGGTTGGATGCCTTTCAGCGCGAGATAGACCAGTTGATACGAGAAGCATGCCCAGCGGTCCGCCATACCTTCACCGACACCGAAGCGGCGATCCGGCCCGTCGAGCAGTCCGGGCACTTTCGGCCCTATCTCTACTGTGAACGGACGGATTGGCACGAGATGTCCGTCGAAACCTTTATGGCGACATGGCGAGGCGCACATTACGTGCCCAGCCAGATCGGGCCGCAGGCATGGCGCGATCTTCTTCAGACCATCGCCGCGCGCGCTTCGACACGAGACGTCCTGCGGACAGGCTGGCGGACCCGGGCCTGGACGTTCCGCGCGACCCCGCCGGACGATGGAAATTGA
- a CDS encoding ABC transporter ATP-binding protein, protein MSAITIEKIEKTFGATPVLRDVSLKIADGEFLTLLGPSGCGKSTLLRILAGLEVQTGGSISIGERVVDGVRPKRRDVAMVFQSYALYPHMTVAQNMALPLRMRRLSAWQRLSMVGGLLPGTKAVSAEIELEVMRTAKALGIGHLLARKPGQLSGGQRQRVAVGRAMVREPAVFLMDEPLSNLDAKLRVQMRAEIKELHNRLGVTFVYVTHDQSEAMTMSDRVAVMLDGELLQVAPPQEIYDDPDDRRVAEFIGSPKINMLDARLREHGLADTAGTSFCIAGNIGPGIALTLGIRPEAFHLVDAGGPNVLTGAVRLVEHMGSDLFVHLNVPGTDHPVIARLLAERAPQIGSGQTLHLGVKPERLLLFFADGRRLRAHDHAGATVLRMKECVQ, encoded by the coding sequence ATGTCGGCTATAACCATCGAAAAAATAGAAAAGACATTCGGCGCCACCCCCGTGCTGCGCGATGTCTCGCTGAAGATAGCCGATGGTGAGTTCCTGACGCTGCTCGGCCCGTCGGGCTGCGGGAAGTCGACGCTGCTGCGCATCCTCGCAGGCCTCGAGGTGCAAACCGGCGGTTCGATTTCGATTGGCGAGCGTGTTGTCGACGGCGTACGTCCGAAGCGGCGCGACGTGGCGATGGTGTTCCAGTCCTATGCGCTCTATCCGCATATGACAGTCGCTCAGAACATGGCCCTGCCCTTGCGTATGCGGCGGCTGTCGGCCTGGCAGAGGTTGTCGATGGTCGGCGGGTTGCTGCCGGGCACCAAGGCGGTATCTGCAGAGATTGAGCTGGAAGTGATGCGGACCGCGAAAGCACTTGGCATCGGCCATCTGCTTGCCCGCAAGCCTGGCCAGTTGTCGGGCGGCCAGCGCCAGCGTGTCGCCGTCGGCCGTGCCATGGTGCGCGAGCCGGCGGTCTTCCTGATGGATGAGCCGCTCTCCAATCTCGACGCCAAGCTCAGAGTGCAGATGCGCGCCGAGATCAAGGAATTGCATAACCGGCTCGGCGTCACCTTCGTCTATGTCACCCACGACCAGTCCGAGGCCATGACCATGTCGGACCGGGTGGCGGTCATGCTCGACGGCGAGTTGCTGCAGGTCGCCCCGCCGCAGGAAATCTATGACGATCCCGACGACCGGCGCGTCGCCGAGTTTATCGGCTCACCCAAGATCAACATGCTGGATGCGAGGCTGCGCGAACACGGACTGGCCGATACGGCCGGCACGAGCTTTTGTATTGCCGGCAATATCGGACCGGGTATAGCCCTGACCCTGGGTATCCGCCCCGAAGCGTTCCATCTCGTCGATGCCGGTGGCCCGAATGTCCTGACCGGCGCGGTCCGGCTGGTCGAGCACATGGGCTCCGATCTCTTCGTCCATCTTAACGTCCCGGGAACCGATCATCCGGTCATTGCCCGGCTCCTCGCCGAACGCGCACCGCAGATCGGCTCGGGCCAGACCCTGCATCTCGGCGTCAAGCCGGAGCGCCTGTTGCTCTTTTTCGCCGACGGACGCCGCCTGCGCGCCCATGACCATGCGGGCGCGACCGTGCTGCGGATGAAGGAGTGCGTGCAATGA
- a CDS encoding carbohydrate ABC transporter permease translates to MSIASTAIKPAGSSADRPGTRKALRNHKLAETLAAWSLAAPALVLLVALFFLPVLAVFAVALTNWHFGARTLSFVGVDNFEQVFADDGFRASLINTLVYVATVVPGTIMFGLGIALLIESGKSLRAFYRAIHFVPYMATLAAMAIAWEALLHPTIGLVNQSLASLGLPTSNWLRDENTVLPVLAVIGIWQNLGFAMVLFLAGLKAIPQDLYDAADIDGADLWLDRLRTVTLPMLGPVSMFVFIVVALRAFETFDTVEVLTQGGPGHASEMLLFTLYRESFVYLRTGYGASVAVVFLIIVVALTLLQARVMDKRVHYQ, encoded by the coding sequence ATGAGCATCGCTTCCACCGCAATCAAACCTGCCGGCTCTTCAGCAGACCGGCCCGGCACCCGCAAGGCGCTGCGCAATCACAAGCTCGCCGAAACACTTGCCGCATGGTCGCTGGCCGCGCCCGCACTGGTCCTGCTGGTCGCGTTGTTCTTCTTGCCGGTGCTTGCGGTTTTCGCGGTCGCACTCACCAACTGGCATTTTGGCGCGCGGACCTTATCCTTTGTCGGAGTCGACAATTTCGAGCAGGTCTTCGCCGATGACGGCTTTCGAGCATCCCTGATCAACACGCTCGTTTATGTGGCGACCGTGGTGCCCGGGACGATCATGTTCGGTCTGGGGATCGCGCTGCTTATCGAGAGCGGAAAGAGTCTCCGCGCATTCTATCGGGCGATCCACTTCGTGCCTTATATGGCGACGCTTGCGGCAATGGCGATTGCGTGGGAGGCGCTGCTTCATCCGACGATCGGCCTCGTCAATCAGTCGCTCGCGTCGCTCGGGCTGCCGACGTCGAACTGGCTGCGCGACGAGAACACTGTCCTGCCGGTGCTGGCTGTCATTGGCATCTGGCAAAACCTTGGTTTCGCGATGGTGCTATTTCTCGCGGGGCTGAAGGCGATCCCTCAGGACCTCTACGACGCGGCCGACATCGACGGCGCTGATCTCTGGCTCGATCGCCTGCGGACGGTGACGCTGCCGATGCTTGGCCCTGTCTCGATGTTCGTCTTCATCGTGGTGGCGCTGCGGGCGTTCGAGACGTTCGACACGGTCGAGGTCCTCACCCAGGGCGGTCCCGGCCACGCCTCGGAGATGCTGCTGTTCACCCTCTATCGCGAGAGCTTTGTCTATCTACGGACCGGCTATGGGGCTTCCGTCGCGGTCGTGTTCCTCATCATCGTCGTTGCGCTGACGCTGCTCCAGGCGCGCGTCATGGACAAGAGGGTTCATTACCAATGA